CCCTCCTCAAAGATGGAAGATTCATCCTATGGAGCGAGAGCCTACGCCCATTTCTTCGACGCTCAAGCGCGTATTTTCCGGCATTTCATTCGATCAGATCGAATCATTTCGGCGAGACCACCGCCTCCCACTCCCTCACCGACTGCATCAGCGCCGCGGCCAAGGCACGGGTTGCCGGCCCCGCCCGGTCACGATCGCGATGGATCAGCTGGATCGGCACCTGGCGATGACCACCGACGATCAGCGGCAAAGGCACCAGTTGCCCGCTCGCCAGCGCATCCTGGATCAGCGTCTCCGGCAGCCAGGCGAAGCCCAGGCCCCGCTTGAGCATGTCCACCGAGGTGCCCAGGTGGCTGACCGTCCAGCGCTGCTCGGCCTTCAGCCAGCCCGAATCCATGGTCTCGCGCTGCGCCGAATCACGCACCACCAGCTGGCGATGCTGCACCAGGTCCCGCAGGTCCAACGGCCGCTCCAGCCGGTGCAGGGCATGTTCGGGATGAGCCACGGCCACGAAGGTCAGGGTCGTCAGCGGCTCGCCGAGGAAGCCCTGCGCCGCCAAGCCCGAGACGACCAGATCGGCCCGGCCGTCGTAGAGCATCTCGACCCCGCCGTTTAGTACGGTCTCGTGCAGCTGCACGCGTACGTGAGGAAAGGCGGCCGAGAAACGCTGCAAGGCCTGCGCCAGCGCCTCCGGCGGGAAGATCTGATCGATGGCCAGTACCACCTCGGCCTCGAGCCCCTCGGCGAGGCTGTCGGCGACGTCCTCCAGCGCCTCAGCGTTCTCGATCAGCTGGCGAGCCCGGCGCAGCAGCATCTCGCCGGCCTCGGTGAGCCGCACGTTGCGCCCCACCGGCTCCATCACCTTGACGCCTAGCTGCTCCTCGAGCTTGTGCACGGCGTGATTGAGCGTGGAAGGGCTCTTGTGCACGACCTGAGAGGCACGGGCAAAGCCGCCGTGATCGACAACCGCGGCCAGCATCCGCCACTGAGCCAGCGTCACTCGAGACATTTCGATTTCCTCGAATCATTTGAGCAAAACTATGCGCTATCGTTGCGCTGGGTGCATGATCAACAATCTCCGCCATCAACACCACCCCCTGATAGAGGATGGCTCATGAACACCACCTCAGAACGCATCACCCGACGCATCCAGCGCCGCCTCACCGCTCAGCCCAGCCAGGACGGCGACGGCGTCAAGATCAAGCGCCTACATGACTTCGGCGGCGGCATAGATCCTTTTCTGATGCTCGACGAACTGGGCTCGGACCAGCCGGACGACTACATCGGCGGCTTCCCGCCCCACCCGCACCGCGGCATCCAGACCCTGACCTACGTGATCCACGGGGGCCTGACTCATGAAGATCATCTGGGCCATGCAAGCACCATCGCGGCCGGGGACGCCCAGTGGATGCACACCGGGCGAGGCATCATTCACTCGGAGATGCCGCTCACCGACCAACAGGGGCTGCATGCCTTTCAGCTGTGGCTGAACCTGCCCCGTCGCGACAAGCTGAGTCCCGCCACCTACCGGGATGTGAAGGCCACCGAGATGCCACAGCTGACCGAGGGCGGCGCGCACCTCATCGCGTTGGGCGGGTACTGGCAGGCCAGCGGCGGCGAGGCCATCGAGGGCCCGCTGACGGCCCTGGCCGGCCAGGGTGCGGTGGCCCACCTGTTACTGGAGGCAGGGGCGTCGCTTGAGCTCAACGCAAAGGCGCCCACCCTGCTGGCCTATGTCTTCGAGGGTACACTCACGATCGCCGGCGAGACCGTCGGCGCCGGAGAGTTGGTCCGCCTGAGCGAGGGAGACCGGCTGGTGCTGTCGAGCAACAGCGGCACTCAGGGCCTGCTGCTGGCCGGCACCCCTCACCACGAGCCGATCGCTCACTACGGCCCCTTCGTGATGAATACGGAGGCGGAGCTTCAGCAGGCGTTGCGCGACTACCGGGACGGTACCCTGACCGGCTGATCCCCGGCTCGGATCGGGCCCGCGGCAGTGCCAGAGCTTTATCGGGAACTTCTGAGCAAAACAGCGTTAATTTTCTGGCATGCT
The genomic region above belongs to Halomonas sp. YLGW01 and contains:
- a CDS encoding LysR family transcriptional regulator, with protein sequence MSRVTLAQWRMLAAVVDHGGFARASQVVHKSPSTLNHAVHKLEEQLGVKVMEPVGRNVRLTEAGEMLLRRARQLIENAEALEDVADSLAEGLEAEVVLAIDQIFPPEALAQALQRFSAAFPHVRVQLHETVLNGGVEMLYDGRADLVVSGLAAQGFLGEPLTTLTFVAVAHPEHALHRLERPLDLRDLVQHRQLVVRDSAQRETMDSGWLKAEQRWTVSHLGTSVDMLKRGLGFAWLPETLIQDALASGQLVPLPLIVGGHRQVPIQLIHRDRDRAGPATRALAAALMQSVREWEAVVSPK
- a CDS encoding pirin family protein codes for the protein MNTTSERITRRIQRRLTAQPSQDGDGVKIKRLHDFGGGIDPFLMLDELGSDQPDDYIGGFPPHPHRGIQTLTYVIHGGLTHEDHLGHASTIAAGDAQWMHTGRGIIHSEMPLTDQQGLHAFQLWLNLPRRDKLSPATYRDVKATEMPQLTEGGAHLIALGGYWQASGGEAIEGPLTALAGQGAVAHLLLEAGASLELNAKAPTLLAYVFEGTLTIAGETVGAGELVRLSEGDRLVLSSNSGTQGLLLAGTPHHEPIAHYGPFVMNTEAELQQALRDYRDGTLTG